The sequence AGCACATTGTTCTGTATTTGGGGGCTaatacaaaaatgtgtttttggagaTTACCATGCAacagagttttatttttaacagtttcTCACCCACTACGGAGGGAGTCCTGCACTCCGTAAGCTCCCTGTGGAGAGAACCCAGCCACAGGTACACTGTCCTTAAGCTGAGAGCGAAGTCCTCTGGAATTCTGTAGTCCACATCAAAGACATACATAAACCATTTACATTTGATAACACTTAGCTAATGGCTATCTAATGTAGCTAATAGCAACAAATACTGGAAGTTGTATTTATCTAAGGGACCTTGTGGCTAACCTAAGCGCTAGCTGGCATTAGCTCGAGTGACTAATCAAATTCACAGCTACTCAGTTTGGGCACGGTTAAAGACAAACAACTTCACCACCGAGACTTCAAATGATCACACAGATTATAAAGCAGAGAGAGTACGCAACAACAAGGtttaagatatttaaaaatatggtATAGGGATTAAAAACGCTATCATACCATTGTCACTTCGTTTGTTCCCCTTTCCTTTCGATACACTGCTGTATCCGGTAACGTCTCGTTTTGATGACGACACATCCGCTGATAGCTTATGTACAGGATCACGTCTTTCCAGTTAAACAGACAATGGTGTGCTGTACAATATGTAAAGTATACGAAATCAATTCGTTATCACTTAATTGAAGATATAAACATGAACTCTATGCCAACTTCGTATGGGGGAATGATTATGATCATGATGATAAATACGTATGCGTCCTCTATGCTTAATGTGAGGGGGTATAGCTCAGTGGTAGAGCATTTGACTGCAGATCAAGAGGTCCCCGGTTCAAATCCGGGTGCCccctgtttttcagttttgcgTTAGTCATTTGCAaaactttaatttgtcaccttAATGACAAGTAAAGCTTTTGGaatttaatgataataataataataataataacagccaGAATACAAGTAAGGCGGACCTTTAAAATGCACTTCTctctacagtgctacagtgtgTTATCACAATGAGCTGAACACCCTCAGATATCAAGTTAAGAAACACAAAAGGCATAAATACAGTTAGGACCAGTTGGGATCAAACTCACGGCTTACCTCCCTCCTACTTGGGGCCCGTATattgacctgaagaaatataatgcagTTTGGCCATTGAAGTTACTTTTGTTGTAagggaggatttgtttgttgttgagtgcaatgttaaaataagttctttaaaaagcacaaaatgatttaatatgaaggcaatatgagCAGAGAGCACAAACTTGTTGAGGGATTGGCTGTTAGTTCAGTGCGAGagttatttgtaaagaaaactaTTTTCATTAGCAGTCAAAACTAACGTGTAAACTTAGAGACCATTTTGACGTTTGACCAGAGTGCTCTCTCGGCTGCAGCGTAATATTAAAATCCACTTCAAAAGACGCTCATCACATgtttatagttttttaaaaactatttaaaactaacaaaaaatgtCACACAGTGATGTCTACTTATATGACAGACTAACAAAGACTGTAAACAACTGCAAGTTTCAGACTTTATTAAAGTGAATACTGCGACAATAACAGTGTGGCACACTCCACTTCGAGACTGCACAGTTTTAACATAAATCATGTTTGTTCTGCTGCGTTTTCATCAGCGAGCTCGTGTGGATCTAACCTGGGTGGGTGAGAAGGGCCATCTGTAGGAGATACTATGAGAAAAAggtgatgaagaaaaaaaggaagacagAATAGCATGAGACTGGATTATCAGGATAATGCAAAGACTTCCAAAGCAATATACAGGATGTTGCCATGTTAGctgtcaatttaaaaaaaatcagatggcAGCACAGAATACAGTATTTAGGGAATATTTTTACCTTTGCTCAGCTCAGAGGAGTAACTGCAGGCCAAATGTCTCCATTCCTCCATATACCTGCACAGGCAAGAGAGGAAAATTCATACGGGGGGCATCCCATGATGCAGGAAATTATGAGAAAGATTACAAATGCCACAAACATTCTAATCAGAGTGCCTTACTCCTCGAAGTTTAGAGTGTTGGTCCAGGCCAGCAGCTCATCCAGCTCCCATTCCAGTATTTCATCATCTCCTTTCTTTTCAACTGTCTCCATCAATTCCTGGGCGGAACTCTCCACCAGGGCCGCCATGTGTCTGTGCTCTGCATGATCCTGCAGATGACCCTctttatacctgtatgtaaggAACAGGAGTGACAGCTCATTTaacacaattaaaacaacacatcATTATGTGTTTGTTAGCAAAGATGTGATTCTATAAGGGGGAGGTTTCTATCACTATTAATAAGTAACAGACACAAACTTCAGATTGCATGTGCATTATTGTGATCACTGATGCTACAGTGGTTTGCTCACCAACTGTTTCatttcacaaaaacataaagcactTACATCTGCTTCAGCCattcaattttctttcttttcctccaacTCTCTAAATCTTGCTTCCGCTGCAACTTGGAGTAATGAAAGTCCATTTTTTTGTCAGCACCGATCTCTGCAGGCTCACGTGCCAAAACCACCTAAGAGAGAAGAcgaagcaaaaaaaccccaaaacagacTTGCAGAACTTCGGCTTTTAGAGGCTTCCTGTTAAACAGCATTTGTAAACTTGCTGTAGCTCTTTGGCTCCCTGTTTCTAAACAAATGGCAGAACTTGACTAAAGCAGaacagaaaatcatttttgttcctCACCTTGTTACAGAACAGCCTCCAACTATTGTTCTCCATGCGCTTGTACCAACCTGATCGGTCATCCTTTGCGACAGCTGGGCCTTTGTTGGTCTTCTGGGCCACAAGCTTCCTACGACTTTGCTTGGTGTAGTCTTTTGGGCTGCCTGCACACACATCTGTAATTGGCCGATGGGTGAAGATCTTGTAATAAATATCAGGAGGAAAGTTGATCTAAAATGGCAGAGAGGTTAGCCTTAGAGAGGAAGGCATGTCTCTAATATTATATTCATATAGCTCCTGAGTGATCTATTCCTGACCTAAACTATTTCCTCTCTGAGTTCTTACCCCTCCAAGTCGAAATCTGATAAATACTCCAGCTGCAGCATCCAGCAGTTCGGCCTGCCACAACaaaatcacatttcattttgtttgatttggttttatttcataGGGGTTGCAATTTCCATTACCTCTCGAGGATTGACAGTTTTGAGGATGGTCTTTGGATCCTGCTGTTTGCAGTAGAAAATCAACTCTTTGAAATACCTGAAGACTTCACTGGCCTGCAATTTgggtagatttaaaaaaaaaaagctgttactACAATTGTGCACATATGTGAGTCTGTGTTCCCATAGCAGTAGTAGTAGATGTTCCTACCATATATCCTCTCCAAGTCTTCTGAATTATTCTGGCTGCCACCTCCTGCAGTGTCCCTTGTTGGGGCTTGTCCTCCTGCAAGCTACAGAAGAGGAAACATGAGAAGGAAGGACAAAGAGACCGATTACtttttacattacaatatattGCATAATGTGTCTTATGATGAGTTCTACTGATGAGAGAACCAACAGTGGGAATATTTACTCTGATTTAGATACTTATTTTTCATATAATCTGGTGGTATGcacttttatttcattcaaaTTATAGTCATTTTAATTGACTTCATATTGCTAATTCACCACACTTTTTTCTTTAGGAGGAAttaagttgggtttttttaatgtatgtttTCCATTACTTTTAACAAACTGTTAaggttaaatgttattttatagaTTAGGACTTTACATATAAAAATGTGCAGCCATTTTCTAAAATATCATAC is a genomic window of Astatotilapia calliptera chromosome 9, fAstCal1.2, whole genome shotgun sequence containing:
- the c9h11orf65 gene encoding protein MFI isoform X1; the protein is MTFACDKKSRVYHTILQEDKPQQGTLQEVAARIIQKTWRGYMASEVFRYFKELIFYCKQQDPKTILKTVNPREAELLDAAAGVFIRFRLGGINFPPDIYYKIFTHRPITDVCAGSPKDYTKQSRRKLVAQKTNKGPAVAKDDRSGWYKRMENNSWRLFCNKVVLAREPAEIGADKKMDFHYSKLQRKQDLESWRKRKKIEWLKQMYKEGHLQDHAEHRHMAALVESSAQELMETVEKKGDDEILEWELDELLAWTNTLNFEEYMEEWRHLACSYSSELSKVSPTDGPSHPPRLDPHELADENAAEQT
- the c9h11orf65 gene encoding protein MFI isoform X4 yields the protein MASEVFRYFKELIFYCKQQDPKTILKTVNPREAELLDAAAGVFIRFRLGGINFPPDIYYKIFTHRPITDVCAGSPKDYTKQSRRKLVAQKTNKGPAVAKDDRSGWYKRMENNSWRLFCNKVVLAREPAEIGADKKMDFHYSKLQRKQDLESWRKRKKIEWLKQMYKEGHLQDHAEHRHMAALVESSAQELMETVEKKGDDEILEWELDELLAWTNTLNFEEYMEEWRHLACSYSSELSKVSPTDGPSHPPRLDPHELADENAAEQT
- the c9h11orf65 gene encoding protein MFI isoform X2, giving the protein MSLQEDKPQQGTLQEVAARIIQKTWRGYMASEVFRYFKELIFYCKQQDPKTILKTVNPREAELLDAAAGVFIRFRLGGINFPPDIYYKIFTHRPITDVCAGSPKDYTKQSRRKLVAQKTNKGPAVAKDDRSGWYKRMENNSWRLFCNKVVLAREPAEIGADKKMDFHYSKLQRKQDLESWRKRKKIEWLKQMYKEGHLQDHAEHRHMAALVESSAQELMETVEKKGDDEILEWELDELLAWTNTLNFEEYMEEWRHLACSYSSELSKVSPTDGPSHPPRLDPHELADENAAEQT
- the c9h11orf65 gene encoding protein MFI isoform X5, translated to MTFACDKKSRVYHTILQEDKPQQGTLQEVAARIIQKTWRGYMASEVFRYFKELIFYCKQQDPKTILKTVNPREAELLDAAAGVFIRFRLGGINFPPDIYYKIFTHRPITDVCAGSPKDYTKQSRRKLVAQKTNKGPAVAKDDRSGWYKRMENNSWRLFCNKVVLAREPAEIGADKKMDFHYSKLQRKQDLESWRKRKKIEWLKQMYKEGHLQDHAEHRHMAALVESSAQELMETVEKKGDDEILEWELDELLAWTNTLNFEE
- the c9h11orf65 gene encoding protein MFI isoform X3, whose translation is MTFACDKKSRVYHTILQEDKPQQGTLQEVAARIIQKTWRGYMASEVFRYFKELIFYCKQQDPKTILKTVNPREAELLDAAAGVFIRFRLGGMCVQAAQKTTPSKVVGSLWPRRPTKAQLSQRMTDQVVLAREPAEIGADKKMDFHYSKLQRKQDLESWRKRKKIEWLKQMYKEGHLQDHAEHRHMAALVESSAQELMETVEKKGDDEILEWELDELLAWTNTLNFEEYMEEWRHLACSYSSELSKVSPTDGPSHPPRLDPHELADENAAEQT